The Cetobacterium somerae ATCC BAA-474 genome contains a region encoding:
- the kdsA gene encoding 3-deoxy-8-phosphooctulonate synthase, translated as MVQEVKKVKIANKFEIGGDNRFTLIAGPCVIESEELVMEVAEKVKDICDRLGINYVFKASFDKANRSSIHSYRGPGIEKGLEILKKVKERFNIPVVTDVHEAWQCKEVAKVVDIIQIPAFLCRQTDLLIAAAETGLPVNIKKGQFLAPWDMKNVVVKMEEMNNPNIMLCERGSTFGYNNMVVDMRGFGEMRKFGYPVVFDVTHAVQKPGGLGTATSGDREFVFPLMRAGLAIGIDAIFAEVHPDPTNAKSDGPNMLFLSDLEEILKVAVKIDDLVKGR; from the coding sequence ATAGTTCAAGAAGTAAAAAAAGTTAAAATAGCGAATAAATTTGAAATTGGTGGAGACAATAGATTTACTTTAATAGCTGGTCCATGTGTAATAGAGTCAGAAGAGTTAGTTATGGAAGTAGCTGAAAAAGTAAAAGATATCTGTGATAGATTAGGAATTAACTATGTATTTAAAGCATCTTTTGATAAAGCAAATAGATCTTCTATACATTCATATAGAGGACCAGGAATTGAAAAAGGATTAGAGATACTAAAAAAAGTAAAAGAGAGATTTAATATACCAGTAGTGACAGATGTCCACGAAGCTTGGCAATGTAAAGAGGTTGCTAAAGTTGTAGATATAATTCAAATTCCAGCATTTTTATGTAGACAAACAGATTTACTGATAGCAGCAGCAGAAACAGGATTACCAGTAAATATTAAAAAAGGACAATTTTTAGCTCCTTGGGACATGAAAAATGTAGTTGTAAAAATGGAAGAAATGAATAATCCAAATATAATGCTTTGTGAGAGAGGATCAACTTTTGGATATAACAATATGGTTGTAGACATGAGAGGGTTTGGGGAGATGAGAAAGTTTGGATATCCAGTTGTATTTGATGTGACTCATGCAGTTCAAAAGCCAGGTGGATTAGGAACTGCAACATCAGGAGATAGAGAGTTTGTATTTCCTTTAATGAGAGCAGGATTAGCAATTGGTATAGATGCAATATTTGCAGAAGTTCATCCAGATCCAACAAATGCTAAATCAGATGGTCCAAATATGTTATTCTTATCAGATTTAGAGGAGATATTGAAAGTAGCTGTAAAAATAGATGATTTAGTAAAAGGAAGATAG
- the ung gene encoding uracil-DNA glycosylase — protein sequence MLKIGNDWDEILKDEVEKEYFVKMKDFLKQEYLEKTVYPPNKEIFTAFQLTPYKDVKIVILGQDPYHGAGQAHGLAFSVKKGVSLPPSLRNIYKEIVNEGEGETFNSGCLESWAKQGIFLLNASLTVREGEANSHSKIGWTTFTDEVIKKVNEKKEQVIFVLWGNNAKDKKKYITNPNHIILEGVHPSPLSASRGFFGCGHFKTINSILKEKGHKTITWDII from the coding sequence ATGTTAAAAATAGGAAATGACTGGGATGAAATATTAAAAGATGAAGTTGAAAAAGAATATTTTGTAAAAATGAAAGATTTTTTAAAACAAGAGTATTTAGAAAAAACAGTATATCCACCAAATAAAGAGATTTTTACAGCTTTTCAGTTAACACCCTATAAAGATGTAAAAATAGTTATATTAGGACAAGATCCATACCATGGTGCAGGACAAGCTCATGGATTAGCCTTTTCAGTAAAAAAAGGAGTCTCATTACCTCCATCTTTGAGAAATATATATAAAGAGATAGTTAATGAAGGAGAGGGAGAAACCTTTAATAGTGGATGTTTAGAAAGTTGGGCTAAACAAGGAATATTTCTTCTTAATGCTAGCTTAACTGTAAGGGAAGGTGAAGCTAATTCTCATAGCAAAATAGGTTGGACTACATTTACAGATGAAGTTATAAAAAAAGTTAATGAAAAAAAAGAGCAAGTAATATTTGTTCTTTGGGGTAATAATGCTAAAGATAAAAAGAAATATATTACAAATCCAAATCATATAATTCTTGAAGGCGTTCATCCAAGTCCATTATCAGCAAGTAGAGGATTTTTTGGATGTGGTCACTTTAAAACTATAAATAGTATACTAAAAGAAAAAGGTCACAAAACTATAACATGGGATATTATTTGA
- a CDS encoding thymidine kinase yields the protein MHLLLTEGMGWIEVVTGSMFSGKSEELIRRMRRSKYANQKILVFKHSSDDRYDDTKVASHSQAFIEAVPASTVEEMREIIEKEYKDVKVIGIDEVQFFGEDVAEFCEELADQGKRVVVAGLDQDFRGEPFKPMDRLMAKAEYVDKFNAICACCGNPASRTQRLVDGEPAYEDDPIVLVGASESYEARCRRCHIVRKRGE from the coding sequence ATGCATTTATTATTAACAGAAGGAATGGGTTGGATAGAAGTTGTAACTGGAAGTATGTTTTCAGGAAAAAGTGAAGAGTTAATTAGAAGAATGAGAAGATCAAAATATGCAAATCAGAAAATTTTAGTTTTTAAACATTCAAGTGATGATAGATATGATGATACAAAAGTAGCTTCTCATAGTCAGGCTTTTATCGAGGCTGTACCAGCTTCAACAGTAGAAGAGATGAGAGAGATAATAGAAAAAGAATATAAAGATGTAAAGGTTATAGGAATAGATGAGGTTCAGTTTTTTGGTGAGGATGTAGCTGAATTTTGTGAAGAACTGGCAGATCAAGGAAAAAGAGTTGTTGTAGCTGGATTAGATCAAGATTTTAGAGGAGAACCATTCAAACCAATGGATAGACTAATGGCAAAAGCTGAATATGTAGATAAATTTAATGCTATTTGTGCTTGTTGTGGTAATCCAGCATCAAGAACTCAAAGATTAGTTGATGGAGAGCCAGCATATGAGGATGATCCTATTGTATTAGTTGGAGCTAGTGAAAGCTATGAAGCAAGATGTAGAAGATGCCATATTGTTAGAAAAAGAGGAGAGTAA
- a CDS encoding UDP-N-acetylmuramoyl-L-alanyl-D-glutamate--2,6-diaminopimelate ligase → MERLFKGVDYKILKFAEKDIYNGNLEYDSRKIKQGDIFIALKGALVDGHKFIDKAIENGASAIIISEKLTELKDGIGYFLVEDLRGKLGKIASNFYKNPEKELKIIGVTGTNGKTTTTYLIEQILGESKVARIGTVEYKIGDEIIEAPNTTPESLDIIKMCKKSVDKGLEYLVMEVSSHGLTSGRVDMLDFDVAVFTNLTPEHLDYHKDMEDYFNAKKILFEKLKDSKNGVINIDDKYGRRIYKEFGGMTYSLKEKADLDLELIKEINPTLLGKFNMYNLLAAIGVGKILNINLDVIKERAREIKGAPGRFEPVLAGQEFKVVVDYAHTGDALENILQGVTDLKTNGKIITVFGCGGDRDRIKRPVMAEVSERYSDLVIVTSDNPRTEDPNKIIDDIVKGFKNKNYIVEIDRKEAIKKAVLKAEKDDIILIAGKGHETYQILGTTKIHFDDREIAIEAIKELEEVK, encoded by the coding sequence ATGGAGAGATTATTTAAAGGTGTAGATTATAAAATATTAAAATTTGCAGAAAAAGATATATATAATGGAAACTTAGAGTATGATTCGAGAAAGATAAAGCAAGGAGATATATTTATTGCGTTAAAAGGAGCTTTAGTAGATGGACATAAATTTATCGATAAAGCTATTGAAAATGGAGCATCAGCAATAATTATATCAGAAAAATTAACAGAACTAAAAGATGGAATAGGATATTTTTTAGTAGAAGATTTAAGAGGAAAATTAGGAAAAATTGCATCTAATTTTTATAAAAATCCAGAAAAAGAGTTAAAAATAATTGGTGTAACAGGAACAAATGGAAAAACAACAACAACCTATTTAATAGAGCAAATTTTAGGAGAAAGTAAGGTTGCTAGAATAGGGACTGTAGAATATAAAATTGGAGATGAGATAATAGAAGCTCCCAATACAACTCCAGAGTCTTTAGATATTATAAAAATGTGTAAAAAATCAGTGGATAAAGGATTAGAATATTTGGTGATGGAAGTTAGTTCTCATGGATTAACAAGTGGAAGAGTAGATATGCTAGATTTTGATGTAGCTGTTTTTACTAATTTAACACCAGAGCATTTAGATTATCATAAAGATATGGAAGACTATTTTAATGCTAAAAAAATACTTTTTGAAAAATTAAAAGATTCAAAAAATGGTGTAATCAATATAGATGACAAATATGGTAGAAGAATATATAAGGAGTTTGGAGGAATGACATACTCTTTAAAAGAAAAAGCTGATTTAGACCTTGAGTTGATAAAAGAGATAAATCCAACATTGCTAGGAAAGTTTAATATGTACAATTTATTAGCAGCAATTGGAGTTGGAAAAATATTAAATATAAATCTAGATGTAATAAAAGAAAGAGCGAGAGAAATAAAGGGGGCTCCTGGTAGATTTGAACCAGTTTTAGCAGGACAAGAGTTTAAAGTAGTTGTAGATTATGCTCATACAGGAGATGCATTAGAAAATATTTTACAAGGGGTTACTGATTTAAAAACTAATGGTAAAATAATAACTGTATTTGGCTGTGGTGGAGATAGAGATAGAATAAAAAGACCTGTAATGGCAGAGGTTAGTGAGAGATATAGTGATTTAGTAATTGTAACTTCGGATAATCCAAGAACAGAAGATCCTAATAAAATAATAGATGATATAGTAAAAGGATTTAAAAATAAAAATTATATAGTGGAAATTGATAGGAAAGAAGCAATAAAAAAAGCAGTTTTAAAAGCTGAAAAAGATGATATAATACTGATAGCAGGTAAAGGGCATGAAACTTATCAAATTTTAGGAACGACAAAGATACACTTTGACGATAGAGAGATTGCCATAGAAGCAATAAAAGAATTAGAAGAGGTGAAATAA
- a CDS encoding KH domain-containing protein yields MNFRGVEKTDKWGYIFTVFYNGEKFHSFDEMAGKVTVKGEFRKVMNELGFTWAKGIQQGGRTDAKVSAERNLLYVSSNFTGDLSEIIFKFNEKMKESIFIRKVQKTFPNLSFPEYVEKREYIYRYPKKRVKRSIEDIEKTLLEISGTYDVSKFTDKKGLELKEHERTVKVTYEKGVLKFIGNSFMPKQVRNMAGYILTGEVETFPGKFLTLENVYLKEELMNKMILSCDNLKISGVEKIEKTIDDEITILYVKKEKKGEVIGKNASNIKSLRKEFGNIVIREI; encoded by the coding sequence ATGAATTTTAGAGGTGTTGAAAAAACTGATAAGTGGGGATATATATTTACAGTTTTTTATAATGGAGAAAAATTTCATTCTTTTGATGAAATGGCAGGAAAAGTAACTGTAAAAGGTGAATTTAGAAAAGTAATGAATGAGCTAGGATTTACTTGGGCAAAAGGAATTCAACAGGGTGGAAGAACAGATGCTAAAGTTTCTGCTGAAAGAAATCTTTTATATGTAAGTAGTAATTTTACTGGTGATTTAAGTGAAATAATATTTAAATTTAACGAAAAAATGAAGGAGTCTATTTTTATAAGAAAGGTACAAAAGACTTTTCCAAATTTATCATTTCCAGAATATGTGGAAAAGAGAGAGTATATTTATAGATATCCTAAAAAAAGAGTTAAAAGATCAATAGAAGATATAGAAAAAACTCTTTTAGAAATAAGTGGAACTTATGATGTAAGTAAATTTACAGATAAGAAAGGATTAGAACTAAAAGAACATGAGAGAACAGTTAAAGTTACCTATGAAAAAGGAGTATTAAAATTTATAGGAAATTCATTTATGCCTAAACAAGTTAGAAATATGGCAGGGTATATTTTAACTGGAGAAGTTGAAACTTTTCCAGGAAAATTTTTAACTTTAGAAAATGTGTATCTAAAAGAAGAGTTAATGAATAAGATGATACTATCATGTGATAATCTTAAAATATCTGGAGTTGAAAAAATAGAGAAAACAATTGATGATGAAATTACAATATTATATGTAAAAAAGGAAAAAAAAGGAGAAGTAATAGGAAAAAATGCTTCAAATATAAAATCCTTAAGAAAAGAATTTGGAAATATAGTAATAAGGGAGATTTAA
- a CDS encoding KpsF/GutQ family sugar-phosphate isomerase produces the protein MDIKKIAQDLFDKEICELEKVKDKISDSLEIVVNLILNSKGKVVITGIGKSGIIGKKIAATLASTGTLAVFMNSAEGLHGDLGMINKNDIVIAISNSGNSDEVISIIPSIKKIGATLIAMTGNSNSRLGKEADAILDIGVEKEGCPLNLAPMSSTTSTLVMGDALATVLITARNFKPENFAVYHPGGSLGRRLLMKVRDVMHKDLPIAQLTSDMDTVIMTMTKKRLGVVCIVENDELLGIITEGDIRRALKMKDKFFTLKAEDIMTRNYTYATENIMALDALDLMENRESQISVLPVLSDKQIVGVVRIHDLLNVIGK, from the coding sequence ATGGATATAAAAAAAATAGCACAAGATTTATTTGATAAAGAGATTTGTGAGCTAGAGAAAGTAAAAGATAAAATATCAGACTCGTTAGAAATTGTTGTAAATTTAATACTAAACTCTAAAGGGAAAGTTGTAATAACAGGTATTGGAAAATCAGGGATTATAGGGAAAAAAATAGCAGCAACGCTAGCATCAACAGGAACGTTAGCTGTTTTTATGAATTCAGCAGAGGGTCTTCATGGAGACTTAGGAATGATAAATAAAAATGACATAGTAATAGCAATATCTAATAGTGGAAATAGTGATGAAGTGATTTCAATTATTCCATCAATAAAAAAAATTGGTGCAACATTAATAGCTATGACTGGTAATTCTAATTCAAGACTTGGAAAAGAAGCTGATGCTATATTGGACATAGGTGTTGAAAAAGAGGGATGTCCATTGAATTTAGCTCCGATGTCTTCTACAACAAGTACTTTAGTTATGGGAGATGCATTAGCGACAGTATTAATAACTGCAAGAAACTTTAAGCCTGAAAATTTTGCTGTTTATCATCCAGGAGGAAGCTTAGGAAGAAGATTACTTATGAAAGTAAGAGATGTGATGCATAAGGATTTACCAATAGCTCAATTAACAAGTGATATGGATACAGTAATAATGACAATGACTAAAAAAAGATTAGGAGTAGTTTGTATTGTTGAAAATGATGAACTTTTAGGAATTATAACAGAAGGGGATATTAGAAGAGCTCTAAAGATGAAGGATAAATTTTTTACTTTAAAAGCTGAGGATATAATGACTAGAAATTATACTTATGCCACTGAAAATATAATGGCGTTAGATGCTTTAGATCTTATGGAGAATAGAGAGAGTCAAATATCTGTATTACCTGTTTTATCAGATAAACAGATTGTTGGAGTTGTTAGAATTCATGACTTATTAAATGTAATAGGAAAATAG
- a CDS encoding HD domain-containing protein — translation MLSRLKQVYRYIFLKFNKKNEEEIKKVLSAEEYKVFSKMREYDKVHSFLVYKKCSENKILENNKNYLKLALLHDCGKGNTGLLKRIKKVLIGDKKLEKHSENAFEILKDINIDVAKLCRDHHKVDVENEMKIFQKIDDE, via the coding sequence ATGCTTTCTAGACTAAAGCAAGTATATAGATATATATTTTTGAAATTTAATAAAAAAAATGAAGAAGAGATAAAAAAGGTGCTTTCAGCAGAAGAATATAAGGTTTTTAGTAAGATGAGAGAGTACGATAAAGTGCATTCATTTTTAGTTTATAAAAAATGTAGTGAAAATAAAATTTTAGAAAATAATAAAAATTATTTAAAATTAGCATTACTACATGATTGTGGAAAAGGTAATACAGGTCTTTTAAAAAGAATAAAAAAAGTTTTAATTGGAGATAAAAAGCTAGAAAAACATTCTGAAAATGCTTTTGAAATATTAAAAGATATCAATATAGATGTAGCAAAATTATGTAGAGATCATCATAAAGTTGATGTGGAAAATGAAATGAAAATTTTTCAAAAAATTGATGATGAATAA
- a CDS encoding TIGR03960 family B12-binding radical SAM protein, with product MRVDIGKYLMSVEKPAQYLGNEINSFHKDLDSVKARMCLFFPDIYEVGMSNLGIKLLYAIMNKVDNFYLERGFAPMEDMETLMRQNNIPMFSLETKTELKDFDVVGFSLSYEMCYPNVLNALDLANIPLHADERGEEHPLIMAGGTCMMNPTPMEKFLDFFVIGDGEETMTKLAQTLVTLAGKTKAEKLEAIKDFEGVYIPKLHKGVKRIKRAIVQDIDNTPSYSEQLVPYIQIVHDRASVEIQRGCTRGCRFCQAGYVYRPVRERSLEKNMELIEDMLFNTGYSEISLSSLSSSDYTGISSLIDGLQKKYENKNLAISLPSLRMNTHSVDVAVNISGGKRTGFTFAPEAGSQKMRDVINKGVTEEQIIETAEAAVKAGWDNLKFYFMIGLPFETDEDVMAIYELVKRVTYRCRTIRRRVNITASVSNFVPKPHTPYQWHEQMSVEETERKQGMLRDAFRGMKGATLRMHPPKKSYLEGFLSRGNERTADLIETAFKIGAKLDDYKDNFSIWKEAMEELNISEKDYLGARDLDAVLPWDLVDTGVSKEFYIRELEKSEKQALTVDCREQCSACGMKKYIKECGSLTLDKK from the coding sequence ATGAGAGTAGATATAGGTAAATATTTAATGTCAGTAGAAAAACCAGCTCAATATTTAGGAAATGAAATAAATAGTTTTCATAAAGATTTAGATTCAGTAAAGGCTAGAATGTGTTTATTCTTTCCAGATATTTATGAAGTGGGAATGTCTAATTTAGGAATAAAATTACTTTATGCAATTATGAATAAAGTTGATAATTTTTACTTAGAAAGAGGATTTGCTCCAATGGAAGACATGGAAACTTTAATGAGACAAAATAATATTCCAATGTTTTCTTTAGAGACAAAAACAGAGTTAAAAGATTTTGATGTTGTTGGTTTTTCATTATCATATGAGATGTGTTATCCAAATGTTTTAAATGCCTTAGACTTGGCCAACATCCCATTGCATGCTGATGAAAGAGGAGAAGAGCATCCTCTTATAATGGCAGGAGGAACATGTATGATGAATCCAACTCCTATGGAGAAATTTTTAGATTTCTTTGTAATTGGTGATGGAGAAGAAACTATGACAAAGTTAGCTCAAACATTGGTTACTCTTGCAGGAAAAACAAAGGCTGAAAAACTTGAAGCTATAAAAGATTTCGAAGGAGTTTATATTCCTAAATTACATAAAGGTGTAAAAAGAATAAAAAGAGCAATAGTTCAAGATATAGACAATACACCATCATATTCTGAGCAATTAGTACCATATATTCAAATAGTTCACGACAGAGCTTCAGTGGAGATTCAAAGAGGATGCACTAGAGGATGTAGATTCTGTCAAGCAGGATATGTTTATAGACCTGTAAGAGAAAGAAGTCTTGAGAAGAATATGGAATTAATAGAGGATATGCTTTTCAATACAGGTTATTCTGAAATATCATTATCATCTTTAAGTAGTAGTGATTATACAGGAATAAGCTCTTTAATAGATGGTTTACAAAAAAAATATGAGAATAAAAATTTAGCAATTTCACTACCATCTCTTAGAATGAATACTCATTCTGTTGATGTAGCTGTAAATATTAGTGGTGGAAAAAGAACTGGATTTACATTTGCTCCAGAAGCTGGAAGCCAGAAAATGAGGGATGTTATTAATAAAGGAGTAACAGAGGAACAAATTATAGAAACAGCAGAAGCAGCAGTAAAAGCTGGTTGGGATAATTTAAAGTTTTACTTTATGATAGGATTACCATTTGAAACAGATGAAGATGTTATGGCGATATATGAGCTAGTGAAAAGGGTTACATATAGATGTAGAACAATAAGAAGAAGAGTTAACATAACAGCAAGTGTCTCAAATTTTGTACCAAAACCTCATACTCCTTATCAATGGCATGAGCAGATGAGTGTTGAGGAAACAGAAAGAAAGCAAGGGATGTTAAGGGATGCTTTTAGAGGGATGAAGGGAGCAACGTTAAGAATGCATCCACCTAAAAAATCTTATTTAGAAGGTTTCCTTTCAAGAGGGAATGAAAGAACAGCTGATTTAATAGAAACAGCATTCAAAATTGGTGCAAAACTAGATGACTACAAAGATAATTTCTCTATTTGGAAAGAAGCAATGGAAGAGTTGAATATATCTGAAAAAGATTATTTAGGTGCAAGAGATTTAGATGCCGTTCTTCCATGGGACCTTGTAGACACAGGAGTTAGTAAAGAGTTTTACATAAGAGAACTAGAAAAAAGTGAGAAACAAGCTTTAACAGTTGATTGTAGAGAGCAATGCTCAGCTTGTGGAATGAAAAAATATATTAAAGAGTGTGGATCATTAACTTTAGATAAAAAGTAA